In the genome of Cryptomeria japonica chromosome 8, Sugi_1.0, whole genome shotgun sequence, one region contains:
- the LOC131857549 gene encoding uncharacterized protein LOC131857549, translating into MHQQELAQMGPISSVGMKIAGGDVSPTTHKLESVGVKSNKISLHLDLLQKDIKKGAREKNSKCPSRVWRYSRAGDCSRQGVAMAAGGHSSVGADLGMHDACDLNPSKNEMRVFDNALFSQGTGAKATSSIGGSRITKINGCLERCNERPKLVIPFEMIAEDVEYYSKHSLYCKFLGLRVSLQFLENWARRVWEPEGEMEVTLLANNFFMVTFICLADRNRVFDGGPYFYNQVGLFVKPWHAGFNPSEELPNQVPVWVRLPRFPIECCREDVLQMLAMKLGKPVGPSTQTLGKKVMTFARMCVELDLSRPLPDEVEMCVGSHSWVQQLDYETLPFRCRLCHEYGHLVRRCPKARSAKKQPPPPPRSSSGDVKGMKPVGGEGMDAEGFQEINPGFISTDQFVANSRVENTPSIPIPASHTESTMPMVTEGQSGAQAIVGINVDMRQGEESAAIQTRSAVSDSEKRGKSSPQLGILQKDGKKGVSEKSVKLGRKKDLEKIKLIGETLVESGSETKVSVECMMSIAPKLWRNGQCQCIGAHGSSGGVACLWNPRKIQPVSWISFKSSLSMVSLCLESGESVLFSNVYAPIEFQGKVLVWNNVHLVRNLFPYLPWIIAGDFNAILDLTEKRGGNARLEPSSLLFRDNVSALNLVDIKPSNGQFTWNNRRVGDRCIAERLDRFMVSCFWVGGLWSSSSEILDWRGSDHWPIKLVISSARSPQKPPFKFQLMWLRDPNLYGCVAEWWKEGRPAFGTTMYIFAKLLQFVKYQLKRWNRQCFGNIYQAKTKAQAELNDITRLIREDGVSEYLLREEARALKTLEEWELREEIFWKQKAQIEWLQEGDRNTAFFFNSVKARHHGNSLSSLVTDRGEVLSSAQDISNEAVQFFASLFREESQGDLAAEAQVLSCIPSLVSMEMKEHLMSPISLEELEKIVFQMKKGKAPGPDGFPSEFFQEFWDIIKLDLLAVVQESQNNKQMLRALNSTFLALIPKGEGVDRLSQFRPISLCNVTYKIISKLIAERLKKWLPLLISEEQSGFVEGRQILDGVTVATETIHSMANSKDKAMFIKLDMAKAYDRVRWSFLQKVLGAFGFEEEWIR; encoded by the exons TGTCCGTCGAGGGTTTGGAGGTATTCCCGTGCGGGGGACTGTTCAAGGCAGGGCGTGGCTATGGCTGCGGGTGGACATTCTAGTGTTGGAGCTGATTTAGGCATGCATGATGCGTGCGACTTGAATCCGTCGAAAAATGAGATGAGGGTTTTTGATAACGCCCTTTTCTCTCAGGGTACAGGGGCTAAGGCAACGAGCTCGATTGGGGGTTCGCGGATCACGAAGATTAATGGCTGCCTGGAGCGTTGTAATGAGAGGCCCAAACTGGTAATACCATTCGAAATGATTGCCGAAGATGTTGAATACTACTCTAAGCACTCGTTGTACTGCAAATTTTTGGGATTACGAGTCTCTCTCCAATTTTTGGAAAATTGGGCTCGGAGAGTTTGGGAACCTGAGGGTGAAATGGAGGTAACGTTGCTAGCAAACAACTTTTTCATGGTTACATTTATTTGCCTGGCAGATCGCAATAGGGTTTTTGACGGGGGGCCCTACTTTTACAACCAGGTTGGGCTTTTCGTCAAGCCATGGCATGCAGGATTTAATCCTTCCGAAGAGCTTCCGAATCAGGTTCCGGTGTGGGTTCGATTACCCAGATTTCCTATAGAATGTTGCCGCGAGGATGTTCTTCAGATGCTTGCAATGAAGCTCGGAAAGCCAGTGGGACCTTCAACACAAACCTTGGGTAAGAAAGTTATGACTTTTGCCCGAATGTGTGTGGAACTTGACTTGAGTAGGCCATTGCCAGATGAGGTGGAAATGTGTGTAGGATCACATTCTTGGGTGCAACAATTGGATTATGAGACCCTCCCATTCCGTTGTCGCCTTTGTCATGAATATGGCCACTTGGTGCGTAGATGCCCAAAGGCCAGGTCAGCAAAAAAGCAACCCCCACCTCCGCCTCGCAGCAGTTCTGGTGATGTTAAAGGCATGAAGCCTGTTGGTGGTGAAGGCATGGATGCTGAGGGCTTT CAAGAAATTAATCCTGGATTCATCAGTACAGATCAATTTGTGGCAAATTCTAGAGTTGAGAATACTCCCTCCATTCCTATCCCTGCTTCTCATACGGAGTCAACCATGCCTATGGTCACGGAAGGACAGTCAGGAGCTCAAGCGATAGTAGGGATAAATGTTGATATGCGGCAGGGAGAAGAGAGTGCTGCTATTCAAACACGATCTGCGGTTTCAGATTCGGAAAAAAGGGGTAAATCTTCTCCGCAGCTGGGCATTCTTCAAAAAGATGGTAAGAAGGGGGTTTCTGAGAAAAGTGTTAAATTGGGACGCAAGAAGGATTTGGAGAAGATTAAGTTGATTGGGGAGACTTTGGTGGAGTCAGGTTCT GAGACTAAGGTTTCTGTGGAATGTATGATGAGTATAGCACCTAAATTGTGGAGGAATGGTCAATGTCAGTGCATTGGAGCTCATGGATCTTCTGGGGGTGTAGCATGTCTATGGAACCCACGAAAGATCCAACCAGTGTCATGGATCTCCTTTAAATCCTCCTTATCCATGGTCTCTCTGTGCCTTGAATCGGGAGAATCAGTCCTTTTCTCCAATGTCTATGCTCCTATTGAGTTCCAAGGTAAAGTTCTTGTTTGGAATAATGTTCATTTGGTTCGTAACTTATTTCCTTACTTGCCATGGATTATTGCTGGAGACTTTAATGCTATTCTTGATTTAACTGAAAAACGGGGGGGTAATGCAAGACTTGAACCCTCTTCTCTCTTGTTTCGGGATAATGTCTCGGCACTTAATCTTGTGGATATCAAGCCTAGCAATGGTcaattcacttggaacaatagaagaGTGGGGGACAGGTGCATTGCTGAACGTCTAGATCGCTTCATGGTATCCTGTTTTTGGGTGGGTGGATTGTGGTCTTCCAGCTCAGAGATATTAGATTGGAGAGGATCGGATCATTGGCCCATAAAACTTGTCATTTCTTCTGCCCGGTCGCCTCAGAAGCCACCTTTCAAGTTCCAGCTCATGTGGCTCCGAGACCCAAACCTATATGGATGTGTTGCTGAGTGGTGGAAGGAGGGTAGGCCTGCTTTTGGTACAACAATGTATATTTTTGCTAAGCTCCTCCAATTTGTTAAGTATCAGCTCAAACGGTGGAACCGGCAATGCTTCGGAAACATTTACCAGGCGAAAACAAAGGCTCAAGCAGAATTGAATGATATTACCAGATTGATCAGGGAGGATGGGGTGTCTGAGTATTTGTTGCGGGAGGAAGCCAGGGCTTTAAAAACTTTGGAGGAATGGGAGCTGAGAGAggaaatcttttggaaacaaaaagcTCAGATTGAGTGGCTTCAAGAGGGTGATAGGaatactgctttcttcttcaattcGGTGAAGGCCAGACATCATGGTAATTCTCTTTCATCATTGGTGACCGACAGAGGGGAGGTCCTATCTTCTGCCCAGGATATCTCAAATGAAGCTgttcagttttttgcctctttATTTAGGGAGGAATCGCAGGGAGATTTGGCTGCTGAAGCTCAGGTCCTCTCTTGTATCCCCTCTTTGGTTTCAATGGAAATGAAAGAGCATCTTATGAGCCCTATATCTTTGGAGGAGTTAGAGAAGATTGTCTTCCAgatgaaaaaaggcaaggctcctggTCCTGATGGCTTTCCGAGTGAGTTCTTCCAGGAATTTTGGGACATTATCAAATTAGACTTATTGGCTGTTGTTCAAGAATCCCAGAATAATAAGCAAATGCTTCGGGCCCTGAACTCTACCTTCCTTGCTCTCATTCCTAAGGGGGAGGGGGTTGATCGGCTAAGTCAATTTCGTCCTATTTCTCTATGCAATGTAACCTATAAAATTATTTCTAAGTTGATTGCCGAAAGGTTGAAGAAATGGCTTCCGCTGCTTATCTCTGAGGAACAAAGTGGATTTGTGGAGGGTCGTCAGATTTTGGATGGGGTGACTGTGGCTACTGAGACTATCCACTCCATGGCTAACTCCAAAGATAAGGCTATGTTCATCAAGTTGGACATGGCCAAAGCATATGACagagttcgttggtccttcctccagaaggttttgggagcctttggTTTTGAGGAGGAATGGATTCGCTAG